A genomic window from Pseudonocardia broussonetiae includes:
- a CDS encoding serine/threonine-protein kinase, which yields MQPGSDPTRRIPDPTRRLDGPPTERLDPGAGPGAGPGTVLGGRYRLEGLLGSGGMADVHRAEDLRLDRAVAVKVFRPGTDPDGERRFAEEARTLAGLRHPGLVAVHDYAVERGRAYLVMELVDGPTLAQELTREPYDAESATRVGLELAQVLAYVHGEGVVHRDVKPSNVLVDRDGRMRLADFGIARLVGNSGLTSADLAVGTVAYLAPEQVRGEAVGAPADVYALGLLLLEALRGRRVFDGDDWTAAEQRLDRPPPVPASLPEPLRSTLRAMTDPDPRRRPDAREVAARLSAPAAAPEPERPDRRGLWVGLAVLAVGLVALFALTRGGDEPADPAQAAPSSAVETTEAEPTEDAADPTTEPSTDADDGTDAGDGDGGISFPDIPSDIADIPDLDIPTDLPEIPQVPEGAVDDARSAWERFTDWLGQFF from the coding sequence GTGCAGCCAGGATCGGACCCGACCCGGCGCATCCCGGACCCCACGCGCCGCCTCGACGGCCCGCCGACCGAGCGCCTCGACCCCGGCGCCGGTCCGGGCGCCGGTCCGGGCACCGTGCTCGGCGGGCGCTACCGGCTCGAGGGGCTGCTCGGCTCCGGCGGCATGGCCGACGTCCACCGCGCCGAGGACCTGCGGCTCGACCGGGCCGTGGCGGTCAAGGTCTTCCGCCCCGGCACCGACCCGGACGGGGAGCGGCGCTTCGCCGAGGAGGCCCGCACGCTCGCCGGGCTGCGGCACCCCGGGCTCGTCGCCGTCCACGACTACGCCGTCGAGCGCGGCCGCGCCTACCTCGTGATGGAGCTGGTCGACGGCCCCACGCTGGCCCAGGAGCTCACCCGCGAGCCCTACGACGCCGAGTCCGCGACGCGCGTCGGCCTGGAGCTGGCGCAGGTGCTCGCCTACGTGCACGGCGAGGGCGTGGTGCACCGCGACGTCAAGCCGTCCAACGTCCTCGTCGACCGCGACGGCCGCATGCGCCTGGCCGACTTCGGCATCGCCCGGCTCGTCGGCAACTCGGGTCTGACGTCGGCCGACCTCGCCGTCGGCACCGTCGCCTACCTCGCCCCCGAGCAGGTGCGCGGCGAGGCCGTGGGCGCACCCGCGGACGTCTACGCCCTGGGCCTGCTGCTCCTGGAGGCGCTGCGCGGGCGCCGCGTGTTCGACGGCGACGACTGGACGGCCGCCGAGCAGCGGCTCGACCGGCCCCCACCCGTCCCCGCGTCGCTGCCCGAGCCGCTGCGCAGCACGCTGCGCGCGATGACCGACCCCGATCCCCGACGCCGCCCCGACGCCCGGGAGGTGGCGGCCCGGCTGAGCGCGCCCGCCGCCGCCCCGGAGCCCGAGCGCCCCGACCGGCGCGGGCTGTGGGTCGGGCTCGCGGTGCTCGCCGTCGGCCTGGTGGCGCTGTTCGCCCTCACCCGCGGCGGCGACGAGCCGGCCGACCCGGCGCAGGCCGCCCCGTCCTCGGCGGTGGAGACGACGGAGGCCGAGCCGACGGAGGACGCCGCCGACCCGACCACCGAGCCGAGCACCGACGCCGACGACGGCACCGACGCGGGCGACGGCGACGGCGGCATCTCGTTCCCCGACATCCCCTCCGACATCGCGGACATCCCCGACCTCGACATCCCCACCGACCTGCCCGAGATCCCGCAGGTCCCCGAGGGCGCCGTCGACGACGCCCGCAGCGCGTGGGAGCGGTTCACCGACTGGCTGGGCCAGTTCTTCTAG
- a CDS encoding 5'-3' exonuclease → MPGARVVLAVDGNSILHRCFHSQARTGFRSADGRPRWAVRGLLSQLVAAVDRIGPDHVVVGFDDPAASVRRERWPQYKAHRTEKLATLVEQLDAAADVLRALGIPVVVPTGWEADDVLASVARQAPAAGATTVVMTSDRDAFGLIDEHTRVLRIINGGVDASPVLTPDRLVTLLGVRPDQYPDFAALRGDPSDNLPGVRGVGPRTAARLLAALGGAQAAFDDLAAGGTRVADAVGPAAAGRLAAAGAREAWELNRQVMVMRGDVPVDLGAGCLPLPVDAVRAAFAEQDLPWTAATALRALAHDDSTPPPPARTDLETGWSPRGSGPRRRPPLPRKPVVDQLALF, encoded by the coding sequence GTGCCCGGTGCCCGCGTCGTCCTCGCCGTCGACGGCAACTCGATCCTGCACCGGTGCTTCCACTCCCAGGCGCGCACGGGCTTCCGCTCCGCGGACGGGCGGCCCCGCTGGGCGGTGCGCGGGCTGCTGTCGCAGCTGGTCGCGGCCGTCGACCGGATCGGGCCGGACCACGTCGTCGTCGGCTTCGACGACCCGGCCGCGAGCGTGCGGCGCGAGCGCTGGCCGCAGTACAAGGCGCACCGCACGGAGAAGCTCGCCACGCTCGTCGAGCAGCTCGACGCCGCCGCCGACGTGCTGCGCGCGCTCGGGATCCCCGTCGTCGTGCCGACGGGCTGGGAGGCCGACGACGTGCTCGCCTCCGTCGCGCGCCAGGCCCCGGCCGCCGGTGCGACGACGGTGGTCATGACCTCCGACCGAGACGCCTTCGGGCTGATCGACGAGCACACGCGCGTGCTGCGGATCATCAACGGCGGCGTCGACGCCTCCCCGGTGCTCACGCCCGACCGGCTCGTCACGCTGCTGGGGGTGCGCCCCGACCAGTACCCCGACTTCGCGGCGCTGCGCGGCGACCCCTCGGACAACCTGCCCGGCGTCCGCGGGGTCGGGCCGCGCACCGCGGCCCGGCTGCTGGCCGCGCTCGGCGGGGCACAGGCCGCGTTCGACGACCTCGCGGCGGGCGGCACCCGCGTCGCCGACGCCGTGGGGCCGGCCGCCGCCGGACGGCTCGCCGCAGCCGGAGCCCGCGAGGCGTGGGAGCTCAACCGGCAGGTCATGGTGATGCGCGGGGACGTGCCCGTCGACCTCGGCGCCGGGTGCCTGCCGCTCCCCGTCGACGCCGTGCGCGCGGCCTTCGCCGAGCAGGACCTGCCCTGGACCGCCGCCACGGCGCTGCGGGCGCTCGCCCACGACGACTCGACTCCCCCGCCACCCGCCCGCACCGACCTGGAGACCGGCTGGTCCCCGCGGGGGTCCGGGCCGCGGCGCCGCCCGCCGCTGCCCCGCAAGCCCGTGGTCGACCAGCTCGCCCTCTTCTAG
- a CDS encoding thymidine kinase, with protein sequence MAKLYFRYGAMNSGKSTALIQVAHNYEERGQRVLIVKPSTDTKSPAVLSRIGVDRDVDLVAGPEVPVRERVLAGRVPPVDCVLVDEAQFLVPAQVDDLFRLAVEDGVPVIAYGLRSDFRTRGFPGSIRLMELAHSIEELKTICRCGRKAILNARTVDGGFTQSGDQVAIEGDVGYESMCGSCYLREFDWPPR encoded by the coding sequence GTGGCCAAGCTGTACTTCCGCTACGGCGCGATGAACTCCGGCAAGTCGACGGCGCTGATCCAGGTGGCGCACAACTACGAGGAGCGCGGGCAGCGCGTCCTCATCGTCAAGCCGTCGACCGACACGAAGAGCCCGGCGGTGCTGTCGCGGATCGGCGTCGACCGCGACGTCGACCTCGTCGCGGGGCCGGAGGTACCGGTGCGCGAGCGGGTCCTCGCCGGGCGCGTGCCGCCCGTCGACTGCGTGCTCGTCGACGAGGCGCAGTTCCTCGTCCCGGCGCAGGTCGACGACCTGTTCCGGCTCGCGGTCGAGGACGGAGTGCCGGTGATCGCCTACGGCCTGCGCAGCGACTTCCGCACCCGCGGCTTCCCGGGCAGCATCCGGCTGATGGAGCTCGCGCACTCCATCGAGGAGCTGAAGACGATCTGCCGGTGCGGGCGCAAGGCCATCCTCAACGCGCGCACGGTCGACGGCGGGTTCACCCAGTCCGGCGACCAGGTCGCCATCGAGGGCGACGTGGGCTACGAGTCGATGTGCGGCAGCTGCTACCTGCGCGAGTTCGACTGGCCGCCGCGGTAG
- a CDS encoding sugar phosphate nucleotidyltransferase — MKVVLFCGGYGTRMRDGVTDVPKPMFRVGPRPLIWHVMRYYAHFGHTDFVLCLGYGAQYIKDFFLEYNETASNDFVLKGGEVELLGSDIQDWTITFVQTGEGSPIGERLRRVREHVEGEEMFLANYADVLTDLDLDAMVDDFAATDAVATLLAVTPQASFHCVDLAADGRVSSVTPLHEMPLWENGGFFVLRPEIFDYLPEGGDLMDDACAALAKEGRLLAHRHRGFWAPADTNKERSALERAYLAGDRPWALWEND, encoded by the coding sequence GTGAAGGTCGTGCTGTTCTGCGGGGGCTACGGCACCCGGATGCGTGACGGCGTCACCGACGTGCCGAAGCCGATGTTCCGCGTGGGCCCGCGCCCTCTGATCTGGCACGTCATGCGCTACTACGCGCACTTCGGGCACACCGACTTCGTCCTGTGCCTGGGCTACGGCGCCCAGTACATCAAGGACTTCTTCCTCGAGTACAACGAGACGGCGTCCAACGACTTCGTGCTCAAGGGGGGCGAGGTCGAGCTGCTGGGCTCCGACATCCAGGACTGGACGATCACGTTCGTCCAGACCGGCGAGGGCTCGCCGATCGGCGAGCGGCTGCGGCGGGTGCGCGAGCACGTCGAGGGCGAGGAGATGTTCCTGGCCAACTACGCCGACGTCCTCACCGACCTCGACCTCGACGCCATGGTCGACGACTTCGCCGCCACCGACGCGGTCGCCACCCTGCTGGCCGTCACGCCGCAGGCCTCGTTCCACTGCGTCGACCTGGCCGCCGACGGGCGCGTCTCCAGCGTCACGCCGCTGCACGAGATGCCGCTGTGGGAGAACGGCGGCTTCTTCGTGCTGCGCCCGGAGATCTTCGACTACCTGCCCGAGGGCGGCGACCTCATGGACGACGCCTGCGCGGCGCTGGCCAAGGAGGGCCGCCTGCTCGCCCACCGGCACCGCGGGTTCTGGGCGCCGGCCGACACCAACAAGGAGCGCTCGGCGCTGGAGCGCGCCTACCTCGCGGGCGACCGGCCGTGGGCGCTGTGGGAGAACGACTGA
- a CDS encoding cupin domain-containing protein, with protein MTADEIVLGPLPAGITLAGEGNRIWNVLGHTYALKAASDTSFAFETLDPPGTGVPPHVHTTQDEHIYVLEGVFTLYLDGQWEKAGPGDTVRMPKGLPHAYYNRSDANSRALFWVSPAGRLAQLFDRLHDLTDPAEVVRLSALHDVDFLPPGAVEGA; from the coding sequence ATGACCGCAGACGAGATCGTGCTCGGACCCCTGCCCGCCGGCATCACCCTCGCGGGCGAGGGCAACCGCATCTGGAACGTGCTCGGCCACACCTACGCGCTCAAAGCGGCGAGCGACACCAGCTTCGCCTTCGAGACGCTCGACCCGCCCGGCACCGGCGTGCCGCCGCACGTGCACACCACGCAGGACGAGCACATCTACGTGCTGGAGGGCGTGTTCACGCTCTACCTCGACGGGCAGTGGGAGAAGGCGGGCCCCGGCGACACCGTGCGGATGCCGAAGGGGCTGCCGCACGCCTACTACAACCGCAGCGACGCGAACTCCCGCGCGCTGTTCTGGGTGAGCCCGGCCGGGCGGCTCGCGCAGCTGTTCGACCGGCTGCACGACCTGACCGACCCGGCCGAGGTCGTGCGGCTCTCCGCGCTGCACGACGTCGACTTCCTGCCCCCGGGTGCGGTCGAGGGGGCCTGA
- a CDS encoding sigma-70 family RNA polymerase sigma factor — protein MTDTVVQDDPDLSRARAGDDAAFTRLVAPLRRELHAHCYRMLGSTHDAEDALQEALVRAWKGLPGFEGRSSLRSWLYTVATRTCLTAVERRGRRALPMDVGPASEHVVTGDTPLGEVAWLGPYPDVGLAAGAAAPEARYEQREAVELAFVAACQHLPGNQRAALLLFEVLGFSAAEIAELMQTSTASVNSALQRARRVVAERVPERTQQQTLRELDDARVRAIVTGYSSALERGDAGALVALLTEDVTWSMPPLPHWYRGIDAVTEFAVAVPLGSCGQWRHRPVTANGQPAVAAYLRADGDGPFLPWSINVLTVRDGRIAEVVSFIGAGHFAAFGLPGSVD, from the coding sequence GTGACCGACACGGTGGTGCAGGACGACCCCGACCTGAGCCGCGCCCGCGCGGGCGACGACGCCGCGTTCACCCGGCTCGTCGCCCCGCTGCGCCGCGAGCTGCACGCGCACTGCTACCGGATGCTGGGCTCCACCCACGACGCCGAGGACGCCCTGCAGGAGGCGCTCGTGCGGGCGTGGAAGGGGCTGCCCGGGTTCGAGGGCCGCAGCTCGCTGCGGTCCTGGCTCTACACCGTCGCCACCCGCACCTGCCTGACGGCGGTGGAGCGCCGCGGGAGGCGGGCGCTGCCGATGGACGTCGGCCCGGCCAGCGAGCACGTCGTCACCGGCGACACCCCGCTCGGCGAGGTGGCCTGGCTCGGCCCCTACCCCGACGTCGGGCTCGCCGCGGGCGCGGCCGCCCCGGAGGCGCGCTACGAGCAGCGCGAGGCCGTCGAGCTCGCGTTCGTCGCCGCCTGCCAGCACCTGCCGGGCAACCAGCGGGCCGCCCTGCTGCTGTTCGAGGTGCTCGGCTTCTCCGCCGCGGAGATCGCCGAGCTCATGCAGACCTCCACCGCGTCGGTCAACAGCGCGCTGCAGCGGGCGCGCCGGGTCGTCGCGGAGCGGGTGCCCGAGCGCACCCAGCAGCAGACGCTGCGCGAGCTCGACGACGCCCGCGTCCGCGCGATCGTCACCGGCTACTCCTCGGCGCTGGAGCGCGGCGACGCCGGCGCGCTGGTCGCCCTGCTCACCGAGGACGTCACGTGGTCGATGCCGCCGCTGCCGCACTGGTACCGCGGCATCGACGCCGTCACGGAGTTCGCGGTGGCCGTGCCGCTGGGCTCGTGCGGGCAGTGGCGCCACCGCCCCGTCACCGCCAACGGGCAGCCGGCCGTGGCCGCCTACCTGCGCGCCGACGGCGACGGCCCGTTCCTGCCGTGGTCGATCAACGTCCTCACGGTCCGCGACGGGCGCATCGCCGAGGTCGTCTCGTTCATCGGCGCCGGGCACTTCGCGGCGTTCGGCCTGCCCGGGTCGGTGGACTGA
- a CDS encoding CBS domain-containing protein produces the protein MARGVRDVMSTRVVTVRGDATVAVALERLRRFGFSALPVVNARHRLVGVLSLLDVLRHRESGGDDSALVEQVMNPDVLTMPPTASPSVVAQRMRAHGELRVMPVVERGTLVGVVTRSDLLRPPRRRGRFDALVRRVTGRDDADDEVLLALTRPGRERPALTAATPVRELMTTDVVTVAPGDAVELAVELLLARRFTALPVVDGGRLVGVVSEADLLGDRIAGRRGPRTVGAVMTRTPVTVPVDATVGEVVALVAEQGLRMVPVVDGQALVGVLSRGDLV, from the coding sequence ATGGCGCGAGGGGTGCGGGACGTCATGAGCACGCGGGTCGTCACGGTGCGGGGGGACGCCACCGTCGCGGTGGCGCTGGAGCGGCTGCGGCGCTTCGGGTTCAGCGCGCTGCCGGTGGTCAACGCCCGGCACCGGCTCGTCGGGGTGCTGAGCCTGCTCGACGTGCTGCGCCACCGCGAGTCCGGCGGCGACGACAGCGCGCTCGTCGAGCAGGTCATGAACCCCGACGTCCTGACGATGCCGCCGACGGCGAGCCCGTCGGTCGTGGCGCAGCGGATGCGCGCGCACGGCGAGCTGCGGGTGATGCCGGTCGTGGAGCGGGGCACCCTCGTCGGGGTCGTCACGCGCAGCGACCTGCTCCGCCCGCCGCGGCGCCGCGGCCGCTTCGACGCGCTGGTGCGGCGGGTCACCGGGCGCGACGACGCCGACGACGAGGTGCTGCTCGCGCTCACCCGGCCGGGGCGGGAGCGGCCGGCGCTCACCGCCGCCACGCCGGTGCGCGAGCTGATGACGACCGACGTCGTCACGGTGGCGCCGGGGGACGCCGTCGAGCTCGCCGTCGAGCTGCTGCTGGCGCGCCGGTTCACCGCGCTGCCCGTCGTCGACGGGGGACGGCTGGTCGGCGTCGTCAGCGAGGCCGACCTGCTCGGCGACCGCATCGCCGGGCGGCGCGGCCCGCGCACTGTCGGCGCGGTGATGACCCGGACCCCGGTGACGGTGCCGGTCGACGCCACGGTGGGCGAGGTGGTGGCTCTGGTGGCCGAGCAGGGGCTCCGGATGGTGCCGGTCGTCGACGGGCAGGCTCTGGTGGGGGTGCTGAGCCGCGGCGATCTGGTGTGA